A part of Aegilops tauschii subsp. strangulata cultivar AL8/78 chromosome 2, Aet v6.0, whole genome shotgun sequence genomic DNA contains:
- the LOC109745038 gene encoding small ribosomal subunit protein eS8 — translation MGISRDSMHKRRATGGKQKAWRKKRKYELGRQPANTKLSSNKTVRRVRVRGGNVKWRALRLDTGNFSWGSEAVTRKTRLLDVVYNSSNNELVRTQTLVKNAIVQVDAAPFKQWYLTHYGVEIGRKKKAAAAAKKEAAEGQEAEVAAAATEEAKKSNNVQRKLEKRQQGRTLDSHIEEQFSGGRLLACISSRPGQCGRADGYILEGKELEFYMRKLQKKKGKGATA, via the exons ATGG GTATCTCGCGTGACTCCATGCACAAGCGCCGGGCCACCGGTGGGAAGCAGAAGGCTTGGAGGAAGAAGCGAAA GTATGAGCTCGGCCGCCAGCCAGCCAACACTAAGCTTTCGAGCAACAAGACAGTGAGGAGGGTCCGTGTTCGCGGAGGTAACGTGAAGTGGAGGGCTCTCCGTCTTGACACTGGTAACTTCTCATGGGGTAGTGAGGCTGTGACCCGCAAGACCCGTCTCCTGGATGTGGTTTACAATTCGTCGAACAATGAGCTTGTGAGGACTCAGACCCTTGTCAAGAATGCCATTGTGCAAGTTGATGCAGCCCCTTTCAAACAGTGGTACCTGACTCATTATGGAGTTGAAATCGGTAGGAAGAAGAAAGCTGCTGCAGCTGCCAAGAAGGAAGCTGCTGAG GGACAAGAGGCTGAGGTTGCTGCTGCTGCCACAGAGGAAGCAAAGAAGAGCAACAATGTCCAGAGGAAGCTTGAGAAGCGCCAGCAGGGACGTACACTGGACTCGCACATTGAGGAGCAGTTCAGTGGTGGAAGGCTGCTGGCCTGCATTTCGTCTCGCCCTGGACAGTGTGGCAGAGCTGATGG GTACATCCTGGAGGGCAAGGAGCTGGAGTTCTACATGAGGAAGCTccagaagaagaagggcaagggtgCCACAGCTTAG